In Mastacembelus armatus chromosome 4, fMasArm1.2, whole genome shotgun sequence, the following are encoded in one genomic region:
- the ddx49 gene encoding putative ATP-dependent RNA helicase DDX49, which yields MGDFSSLGLSDWLVKQCKQLGINRPTPVQENCLPAILEGRDCMGCAKTGSGKTAAFVLPVLQKLSEDPYGIFCLVLSPTRELAYQIAEQFRVLGKPLGLRDCIIVGGMDMVSQALELSNQPHVVVATPGRLADHIRSSNTFSMSKIKFLILDEADRLLEQGCTDFTKDLEVILGVLPAKRQTLLFSATLTDTLQELKSIAMNKPFFWESMSETRTVEELDQRYILTPEKVKDAYLVHLIQTFTDKHDDWSIIIFTNTCKNCQILTMMLREFNFPTISLHSMMKQKQRFANLAKFKASVYKILIATDVAARGLDIPTCQVVINHNTPGLPKIYIHRVGRTARAGRNGVSITLVTQYDIHLVHSIEEQIQTKLKEYPVEEKEVLKILTHVNVTRRECEIKLESTDFDEKKEINKRKQLILEGKDPDLEAKRKAELEKIRSQKKLFKQKIQENIQRQKQGQLKKKLMKRKQMKKKKAEQALT from the exons ATGGGGGACTTTTCGTCGCTGGGCCTCTCAGACTGGCTGGTTAAACAGTGTAAACAGCTGGGAATCAACAGACCAACACCTGTGCAGGAAAACTGCCTGCCAGCCATCCTGGAAG GTCGGGACTGTATGGGCTGTGCCAAGACAGGAAGTGGGAAAACAGCAGCGTTTGTGCTGCCAGTGCTGCAGAAACTGTCAGAGGACCCATATGGCATCTTCTGTCTGGTGCTCAGTCCTACCAG GGAGCTGGCCTATCAGATCGCTGAGCAGTTTCGAGTCCTGGGGAAGCCTCTGGGCCTGAGGGACTGCATCATCGTTGGTGGGATGG ACATGGTGAGTCAGGCCCTGGAGCTTTCCAACCAGCCACACGTGGTCGTGGCGACACCGGGTCGACTGGCCGATCACATCCGCAGCTCCAACACCTTCAGCATGAGCAAGATTAAGTTCCTG ATTTTGGATGAGGCGGATCGGCTGTTGGAGCAGGGCTGTACCGACTTCACCAAAGACCTGGAGGTGATTCTGGGGGTTTTACCAGCTAAGCGACAGACGCTGCTGTTCAGCGCCACGCTCACTGACACCCTGCAGGAGCTGAAGAGCATCGCCATGAACAAACCTTTCTTCTGGGAGAGCATGTCGGA GACACGAACAGTAGAGGAGCTCGACCAGAGGTACATTCTCACTCCTGAAAAGGTGAAGGACGCGTACCTGGTCCACCTGATCCAGACTTTCACTGACAAGCATGATGACTGGTCCATCATCAtcttcacaaacacatgcaa gaACTGTCAAATTCTCACCATGATGCTGCGGGAATTTAATTTTCCAACCATCTCACTGCATTCCATGATGAAACAG AAACAACGATTTGCAAACCTCGCCAAGTTCAAGGCCAGCGTTTACAAAATCCTGATTGCAACAGATGTGGCTGCTAG GGGTTTGGATATTCCAACATGCCAGGTCGTCATTAACCACAACACCCCCGGTCTTCCCAAAATCTATATCCACAGGGTCGGACGAACAGCAAGAGCAG GAAGAAACGGAGTGTCCATCACACTGGTGACGCAGTACGACATCCACCTGGTCCACTCCATCGAAGAACAGATTC agacCAAGCTAAAGGAATATcctgtggaggagaaagaagtcCTGAAGATCCTCACACATGTTAACGTGACCAGACGGGAGTGTGAAATT AAACTCGAATCAACGGACTTTGATGAGAAAAAGGAGATAAACAAGAGGAAACAGCTGATCCTGGAAGGGAAG GATCCAGACCTGGAGGCCAAGAGGAAGGCAGAGCTAGAGAAGATCAGAAGCCAGAAGAAGTTGTTCAAGCAGAAAATCCAGGAGAACattcagagacagaaacaaggacagctgaaaaagaaactgatgaagagaaaacaaatgaaaaagaaaaaagcagaacaggCATTGACGTGA